In Acinetobacter sp. TGL-Y2, a genomic segment contains:
- the nuoM gene encoding NADH-quinone oxidoreductase subunit M, which yields MTNNWFLPALILVPFIAGFICWLVDKVDQHLPRYIALFGMLITLGLTLALWQSGTYSYEVGAATPTWSAEFLVPWIQTLGINIHLAVDGLSLLMVGLTALLGVLAVGCSWGEIQKNVGFFHLNLLWSLGGVIGVFLAIDMFLFFFFWEMMLVPIYFLIALWGHKGADGKSRVYAATKFFIYTQVAGLIMLVGILGLVVYGFMMTETISFSYNHLLGVANALDANPQTASIAFAFMLCLFVGFAVKLPVFPLHGWLPDAHAQAPTAGSVDLAGILIKTAAYGLLRFVIPFFPAASAQFADVAIILGLIGIFYGAWCAFQQTDMKRLLAYTSISHMGFVLLAIYAGNILTFQGLMIMMLAHGLSSAALFIMCGQVYERLHTRDLRLMGGIRGQFQYLSFFLMFFVAALVGIPGLGNFIGEFLILMGSFAKFPTFTILAAISLVFAGLYGLILIHKALFGTPNEEQKQHYTSPLKDLNARELVILLLCAFGLLWLGLYPQTFLDMSNSSMAWIANSYIPVQEVVDVTEQVVLQQTVEMQ from the coding sequence ATCACAAACAACTGGTTTTTACCCGCGCTGATCCTTGTACCGTTCATTGCTGGTTTTATTTGTTGGTTGGTCGATAAAGTCGACCAACATCTTCCACGCTACATCGCTTTATTTGGCATGCTCATTACTTTGGGTTTGACATTAGCGTTATGGCAAAGTGGAACGTATAGCTACGAAGTGGGTGCTGCGACACCTACTTGGTCTGCAGAATTTTTAGTGCCTTGGATTCAAACCCTCGGCATTAACATTCACTTAGCGGTGGATGGTTTATCTTTACTCATGGTTGGTTTAACTGCATTACTGGGTGTACTTGCAGTGGGTTGTTCATGGGGTGAGATTCAAAAGAACGTTGGTTTCTTCCACTTAAACCTTTTATGGTCTTTGGGTGGTGTGATCGGTGTGTTCTTAGCGATTGACATGTTCCTGTTCTTCTTTTTCTGGGAGATGATGCTGGTTCCAATCTACTTCTTGATCGCACTTTGGGGTCATAAAGGGGCAGATGGTAAATCGCGTGTGTATGCAGCGACCAAATTCTTTATCTATACCCAAGTTGCTGGTCTGATCATGCTAGTGGGCATCTTAGGTTTGGTTGTCTATGGTTTCATGATGACCGAGACCATCAGCTTCAGCTATAACCATTTACTGGGTGTGGCGAACGCACTTGATGCAAACCCACAAACAGCTTCAATTGCATTTGCATTCATGCTGTGTTTATTCGTTGGTTTTGCGGTGAAACTTCCAGTTTTCCCATTGCACGGTTGGTTACCCGATGCACATGCCCAAGCGCCTACAGCAGGTTCTGTAGACTTGGCAGGGATCTTGATTAAAACTGCGGCATACGGCTTACTGCGTTTTGTGATTCCGTTCTTCCCAGCGGCTTCTGCACAATTTGCAGATGTGGCCATCATTTTGGGTCTCATCGGTATTTTCTACGGTGCGTGGTGTGCATTCCAACAAACAGACATGAAACGTCTTTTGGCGTATACCTCGATTTCGCACATGGGCTTCGTGCTCCTTGCGATCTATGCAGGTAATATCTTAACCTTCCAAGGGTTGATGATCATGATGTTGGCGCACGGCTTGTCATCTGCTGCATTGTTCATTATGTGTGGTCAAGTGTATGAACGTCTTCATACCCGTGATTTACGTTTGATGGGCGGGATTCGTGGTCAATTCCAATACTTATCTTTCTTCTTAATGTTCTTCGTTGCAGCACTTGTGGGTATTCCAGGTCTGGGTAACTTTATTGGTGAATTCCTGATCCTCATGGGTTCATTTGCGAAGTTCCCAACCTTCACCATTTTGGCTGCAATCAGCTTAGTCTTTGCAGGTCTGTACGGTTTAATTCTGATTCATAAAGCTTTATTTGGTACGCCAAACGAAGAACAGAAACAGCACTATACAAGCCCACTTAAAGATTTAAATGCGCGTGAACTGGTGATTTTACTGTTATGTGCGTTTGGTCTTTTATGGCTCGGTCTATATCCACAAACCTTCCTTGATATGTCAAATTCAAGTATGGCGTGGATTGCAAACAGCTATATTCCAGTACAAGAGGTTGTAGATGTGACAGAACAAGTCGTATTACAACAAACTGTGGAGATGCAATAA
- the nuoJ gene encoding NADH-quinone oxidoreductase subunit J, whose translation MWPFYLMALVAIVSTIRVVTNANPVHALLSLIVSLLAVAGMFMIVGAPFAGALEIIVYAGAIMVLFVFVVMMLNLGEHTVEQERKWLTSDAWAYPALMSFLMGLVLVWTMTSEYSISGPLMGTEVVGPKEVGIALFTQYLLLVEVAAMLLLAALVAAFHLGKREPSAEGEKE comes from the coding sequence ATGTGGCCATTTTATTTGATGGCACTTGTGGCCATCGTATCGACGATTCGCGTTGTGACCAACGCGAACCCTGTACACGCTTTGTTGAGTTTAATCGTATCGCTTCTTGCTGTTGCGGGTATGTTCATGATCGTGGGTGCGCCATTTGCTGGCGCGCTTGAGATTATTGTGTATGCGGGCGCGATTATGGTGTTGTTCGTATTCGTGGTGATGATGTTGAACCTCGGTGAACATACGGTAGAGCAAGAGCGTAAATGGTTAACCTCAGATGCCTGGGCGTATCCAGCGCTGATGAGCTTCTTGATGGGTCTGGTCCTAGTTTGGACCATGACTTCAGAATACAGCATCTCTGGCCCGCTTATGGGGACTGAAGTTGTTGGTCCAAAAGAAGTGGGTATAGCACTCTTTACACAATATTTATTATTGGTTGAAGTTGCCGCGATGTTATTGCTTGCAGCTTTAGTTGCAGCATTTCACTTAGGCAAACGTGAACCAAGTGCAGAAGGGGAAAAAGAATAA
- the nuoI gene encoding NADH-quinone oxidoreductase subunit NuoI, with product MYKILAGFGSIVRSLWMVFSHVTRKRDTILYPEVKGEDIVPPRFRGRIVLTRDPDGEERCVACNLCAVACPVGCISLQKAEKEDGRWYPEFFRINFSRCIFCGMCEEACPTTAIQMTPDFELGEYVRQDLVYEKENLLISGPGKYPDYNFYRVAGMAVAGKDKGQAQRESAPVDVRSLLP from the coding sequence ATGTATAAAATTCTAGCTGGGTTCGGGTCAATTGTACGTTCACTGTGGATGGTCTTCTCACATGTGACACGTAAACGTGACACCATTTTATATCCAGAAGTCAAAGGTGAAGATATCGTTCCACCGCGCTTCCGTGGTCGTATCGTGTTAACACGCGACCCAGATGGCGAAGAGCGCTGTGTTGCATGTAACTTATGTGCAGTTGCTTGTCCTGTGGGTTGTATTTCTTTACAAAAAGCAGAAAAAGAAGATGGTCGTTGGTATCCGGAGTTTTTCCGAATCAACTTCTCTCGTTGTATTTTCTGCGGTATGTGTGAAGAAGCGTGTCCAACGACTGCGATTCAAATGACACCAGACTTTGAGCTGGGTGAATATGTTCGTCAAGACTTGGTCTATGAGAAAGAAAACTTGCTCATTTCAGGTCCGGGGAAATACCCAGATTACAACTTCTACCGCGTAGCCGGTATGGCTGTAGCAGGTAAAGACAAAGGTCAGGCTCAACGTGAAAGCGCGCCTGTGGATGTACGGAGCTTATTACCATGA
- the nuoK gene encoding NADH-quinone oxidoreductase subunit NuoK, which translates to MGNIPLEHGLIVATILFALGFYGVMVRRNLLFMLMSLEIMMNAAALAFVLAGSAWVQPDGQIMFILILTLAAAEACIGLAIVLQFYHRFHHLDVDAASEMRG; encoded by the coding sequence ATGGGTAATATCCCTTTAGAACATGGTTTGATTGTTGCAACCATTCTTTTTGCACTCGGTTTCTACGGTGTGATGGTGCGACGCAACCTTCTATTTATGTTAATGAGCCTTGAAATCATGATGAACGCAGCAGCGCTTGCGTTCGTACTGGCTGGTAGTGCATGGGTACAACCAGACGGTCAAATTATGTTTATCTTGATCTTGACTCTTGCTGCGGCAGAGGCATGTATCGGGCTTGCGATCGTCCTTCAGTTCTATCATCGCTTCCATCATTTGGATGTAGATGCTGCTAGTGAGATGCGCGGATGA
- the nuoN gene encoding NADH-quinone oxidoreductase subunit NuoN: MNFTLSFSELMPLAPVMIVALTAIVVMILTAIKRHHNLIATVSVVGLNLALLNILFTLFGGTQASPNVMNLFMVDAFSLYYQIIILLAALACCTLSHAYIESYKDNREELYLLMLISVSGAMLMVSSSHFASLFISLELMSIPVYGLIAYTHQRAKSLEAGVKYLVLSATASATLLMGMAYVYSVLGSLSFAGQVDEMFWELAKTQDPQLAMALQAYIPQFADKLTTVFGILGLGLIIAAIAFKLSLAPFHKWTPDVYAGAPAPIATFLATVAKVAMIGVFVRYLLSSGVIGVESIKTILIVIAVMSILVGNLLAVKQVNVKRILAYSSIAHFGYLILAVVTTSFLSLTSVNLYILTYVLTTIGAFGAVALMSSPYNNTDEAETLADYRGLFWRRPVLTATLTVMMLSLAGIPLTAGFIGKFMLVMTVVSEAHWFFAAMIIVGSGIGLYYYLRVMIVMYMTPPETPRIDADKHWGQKVGGIMVLLAALAVLVIGIYPDPVIAIANQAQMIAPLHIVLQ, encoded by the coding sequence ATGAACTTCACACTTTCTTTTTCTGAGCTAATGCCTTTAGCTCCCGTGATGATTGTTGCTTTGACAGCAATCGTCGTGATGATCCTGACTGCGATTAAACGTCATCATAATTTGATTGCAACCGTTTCAGTAGTGGGTCTAAACCTTGCTTTACTGAATATCTTGTTCACTTTGTTTGGCGGGACTCAAGCTTCGCCAAACGTGATGAACTTGTTTATGGTTGACGCATTTTCACTGTACTACCAAATCATCATTTTATTGGCTGCTTTGGCTTGCTGTACTTTGTCTCATGCTTATATCGAAAGCTATAAAGACAACCGCGAAGAACTTTATCTATTAATGTTGATCTCTGTTTCAGGGGCAATGTTAATGGTGTCAAGTTCACACTTTGCATCACTCTTCATCAGTTTAGAATTGATGTCGATTCCTGTGTATGGCTTGATTGCATATACGCATCAACGTGCTAAGTCTTTAGAAGCTGGCGTAAAGTATTTGGTACTTTCAGCTACCGCTTCTGCGACGTTGTTGATGGGTATGGCTTATGTTTACTCAGTGCTCGGTTCATTGTCATTTGCAGGTCAAGTCGATGAAATGTTCTGGGAATTGGCAAAGACTCAAGATCCACAATTGGCAATGGCGCTTCAAGCGTATATTCCACAGTTCGCTGACAAGCTCACAACTGTATTTGGTATTTTAGGTTTAGGCTTAATCATTGCAGCTATTGCATTTAAATTGTCACTTGCGCCATTTCATAAATGGACACCTGACGTTTATGCCGGTGCACCAGCGCCAATCGCAACATTTCTTGCGACGGTGGCTAAAGTTGCCATGATTGGCGTATTCGTACGTTACTTGTTGTCTTCTGGCGTCATTGGAGTTGAGTCAATTAAAACGATCTTGATCGTGATTGCCGTGATGTCTATTTTGGTGGGTAACTTACTTGCGGTGAAGCAAGTCAATGTTAAACGTATTTTGGCATACTCATCTATTGCACATTTTGGTTACTTGATTTTGGCTGTGGTGACCACGTCATTCTTAAGCTTAACCTCGGTAAATCTTTACATACTGACGTATGTATTGACGACCATCGGTGCGTTTGGTGCTGTAGCATTGATGTCGAGTCCATACAACAACACAGATGAAGCTGAAACACTGGCGGATTACCGTGGTTTATTCTGGCGTCGTCCAGTATTGACTGCGACTTTAACCGTGATGATGTTGTCATTGGCAGGTATTCCTTTAACTGCCGGTTTCATTGGTAAGTTCATGCTGGTGATGACCGTTGTCTCTGAAGCACACTGGTTCTTTGCAGCAATGATCATTGTTGGTTCGGGTATTGGTCTGTACTACTACTTGCGTGTAATGATTGTGATGTATATGACACCACCTGAAACACCACGTATCGATGCTGACAAGCATTGGGGCCAAAAAGTGGGTGGGATCATGGTGTTACTTGCAGCGCTTGCAGTCTTAGTGATTGGTATTTATCCAGATCCTGTGATCGCAATCGCCAATCAAGCACAAATGATTGCACCTTTACACATTGTGTTGCAGTAA
- the nuoL gene encoding NADH-quinone oxidoreductase subunit L — protein sequence MSLLALTILFPLIGFILLAAGRNKLPESVAAIIGVGSVGLSALFALLAGMQFIGSGETAQVTHLWTWFNVGGFAPGMSLHLDGLSLLMLGMVTGVGFLIHIFASWYMRGEEDFARFFSYFNLFVASMLLLVLGDNLALLFLGWEGVGLCSYLLIGYYYQTPSNGVAAIKAFTVTRIGDVFLLIALFLIFQQFGTLNIAEIVAAAPTVMTQSSSLTIWTALMLFLGAAGKSAQIPLQTWLADAMAGPTPVSALIHAATMVTAGIYLCCRMFSVFEMAPEVMVFISITGAVTLLVAGFAALVQTDIKRILAYSTMSQLGYMFMAVGAEAYQAGLFHMLTHAFFKALLFLSSGAVILAFHHEQNIFKMGGLFYKNKFLFACFAIGGGALAAIPFLTIGYFSKDAILAAVWVQGNAIPVYDYLYWAGVAGAFLTSIYTFRLIWIVFFGKENTPYHEIKGATYWAPLAILAVLSTGLAIVLKAPVMSILNAAQIPAFVIPPQHIAGAHGAEYIAIAVALTGLVVGVVLFAFAYGAVQKFAKTCFGAGLVNICRNALGFDALYDIIFVKPYLLIAKLLGRDPIDSFWLVLPALVKGGHSFTSSRQTGSLRNYASSMAFGIIVLIMILIVTQIVGK from the coding sequence ATGAGTTTATTAGCATTAACAATTTTATTCCCGCTCATTGGTTTTATCCTTTTAGCGGCAGGGCGTAACAAGCTGCCTGAATCTGTTGCTGCCATTATTGGTGTTGGTTCAGTAGGTCTTTCTGCATTATTTGCTTTACTTGCTGGGATGCAGTTTATTGGCAGTGGTGAGACTGCTCAAGTCACTCATCTTTGGACATGGTTCAATGTAGGCGGTTTCGCACCGGGCATGAGCTTACACTTAGATGGTTTGTCTTTACTCATGCTTGGCATGGTGACAGGTGTGGGTTTCTTAATTCACATTTTTGCATCATGGTATATGCGTGGTGAAGAAGACTTCGCGCGTTTCTTCTCTTACTTCAACCTATTCGTTGCAAGCATGTTGCTTCTGGTACTTGGCGATAACTTAGCGTTATTATTCTTGGGTTGGGAAGGTGTAGGTCTATGTTCATACCTGTTGATTGGTTACTACTACCAAACCCCATCCAATGGTGTTGCAGCAATCAAGGCATTTACCGTAACGCGTATTGGTGACGTATTCTTACTGATCGCTTTGTTTTTAATCTTCCAACAATTTGGAACATTGAACATCGCTGAAATCGTAGCTGCGGCTCCGACAGTCATGACGCAAAGCTCATCACTCACCATTTGGACAGCACTGATGTTGTTCTTGGGTGCTGCGGGTAAATCTGCACAAATCCCATTACAAACCTGGCTTGCAGATGCAATGGCAGGTCCGACACCTGTATCAGCATTGATCCACGCCGCAACAATGGTGACCGCAGGTATTTACCTGTGCTGCCGTATGTTCTCTGTTTTTGAAATGGCACCAGAAGTCATGGTGTTTATCTCAATTACTGGTGCAGTAACATTGCTTGTTGCTGGTTTTGCAGCCTTGGTTCAAACCGACATCAAACGTATTTTGGCTTACTCAACCATGAGTCAGCTCGGTTATATGTTTATGGCAGTGGGCGCAGAAGCGTACCAAGCGGGTCTGTTCCATATGTTGACTCACGCATTCTTTAAGGCGTTATTGTTCTTGTCATCAGGTGCAGTGATTCTTGCCTTCCATCACGAACAAAACATTTTCAAAATGGGTGGCTTGTTCTACAAGAACAAGTTCTTATTTGCTTGTTTCGCGATTGGTGGCGGTGCGTTGGCGGCGATTCCATTCTTAACGATTGGTTACTTCTCTAAAGATGCGATCTTGGCAGCTGTTTGGGTTCAAGGTAATGCAATTCCAGTATATGACTACTTATATTGGGCTGGTGTTGCTGGTGCATTCTTAACATCAATCTATACGTTCCGTCTGATTTGGATCGTATTCTTCGGCAAAGAAAACACACCGTATCACGAAATTAAAGGGGCAACCTATTGGGCGCCTTTAGCGATTCTTGCGGTGCTTTCTACAGGTCTTGCGATCGTACTTAAAGCTCCTGTCATGAGCATTTTAAATGCGGCTCAAATTCCAGCATTCGTTATTCCGCCACAACATATAGCTGGTGCACATGGCGCTGAATATATCGCAATTGCCGTTGCATTGACTGGTTTAGTCGTAGGTGTGGTGTTATTTGCCTTTGCTTATGGTGCAGTTCAAAAGTTTGCCAAGACTTGTTTTGGTGCAGGACTGGTCAACATCTGTCGTAACGCCCTCGGTTTTGATGCGCTATATGACATCATCTTTGTGAAACCTTATTTACTTATTGCGAAGCTTCTAGGTCGTGATCCAATTGATAGTTTCTGGTTAGTCCTGCCTGCACTTGTGAAAGGCGGTCATAGCTTTACCAGCTCACGTCAAACAGGTTCTTTGCGTAATTACGCATCGAGCATGGCATTCGGTATCATTGTGTTAATCATGATTCTGATCGTGACTCAGATCGTGGGGAAATAA